Proteins co-encoded in one Osmerus mordax isolate fOsmMor3 chromosome 11, fOsmMor3.pri, whole genome shotgun sequence genomic window:
- the slc5a2 gene encoding sodium/glucose cotransporter 2 isoform X3: MVIGVGIWSMSRTNRGTVGGYFLAGRTMTWWPVGASLFASNIGSGHFVGLAGTGAASGIAVGGFEWNALFIVLLLGWLFVPVYLTAGVITMPQYLKKRFGGTRISLYLSIISLFLYIFTKISVDMFSGAVFIQQALGWNIYVAVIALLSITALYTVTGGLAALMYTDTVQTFVIIAGAFVLTGFAFFEVGGYSELVERYNLALPSATQSLDPQRYNISPECYTPRTDAFSLLRDPFSGDLPWPGVLFGIAIVGGWYWCTDQVIVQRCLAARSLTHVKAGCILCGYLKLLPMFLMVFPGMISRVLYPDEVGCVVPEVCKQVCGTEVGCSNIAYPKLVVSVMPDGLRGLMLAVMLAALMSSLASIFNSSSTLFTMDIWTRIRPQARESELMVIGRVWVLCIVSISICWIPVVQAAQSGQLFDYIQSVTSYLAPPIASVFFLAVFVKRVNEPGAFWGLIGGLAMGLGRMVPEFWFGTGSCLFPSHCPPLVCGVHYLYFAMLLFLCTSALVLLVSYCTTPIEDVHLHRLVFSLRHSQEEREDLDWKEEEAGRIARRQAEEKSRSKSVICRLVGWFCGVSTNQTPELTEQEVTEASKQLPDISEAPVWKYVVNANALVMMAVAVFLWGFYA; the protein is encoded by the exons ATGGTCATTGGAGTAGGCATCTGG TCAATGTCCCGGACCAATCGAGGTACAGTGGGTGGGTACTTTCTGGCTGGTCGTACCATGACATGGTGGCCG GTTGGTGCGTCCCTGTTTGCTAGTAACATTGGAAGTGGTCACTTTGTGGGTCTGGCTGGCACTGGGGCAGCCAGTGGCATTGCTGTGGGCGGGTTCGAGTGGAAT gctcTGTTCATCGTGCTGCTCCTGGGCTGGCTGTTTGTCCCCGTCTACCTTACTGCAGGG gTGATCACAATGCCCCAATACCTGAAGAAGAGGTTTGGAGGGACCAGGATCAGCCTTTACCTCTCTatcatctctctgttcctctacaTCTTCACCAAGATCTCT GTGGATATGTTCTCCGGGGCGGTGTTCATCCAGCAGGCTTTGGGATGGAACATCTATGTGGCCGTCAtcgctctcctctccatcacagCTCTCTATACTGTCACAg GAGGCCTGGCTGCTCtgatgtacacagacacagtccAAACCTTTGTCATCATTGCTGGAGCCTTCGTCCTAACTGGCTTTG ccttctTTGAGGTGGGGGGCTACAGTGAGCTGGTAGAGAGGTACAACTTGGCCCTCCCCTCTGCCACCCAGTCCCTGGACCCCCAGCGCTACAACATCTCCCCCGAGTGCTACACCCCCCGGACAGACGCATTCAGCCTGCTGAGGGACCCGTTCTCTGGAGACCTGCCCTGGCCTGGGGTGCTGTTCGGCATTGCCATTGTAGGGGGGTGGTACTGGTGCACTGACCAG GTTATTGTTCAGCGCTGCCTAGCAGCCCGCAGTCTGACCCATGTGAAGGCCGGCTGTATCCTGTGTGGCTACCTCAAACTGCTGCCCATGTTCCTCATGGTGTTCCCTGGCATGATCAGCAGAGTGCTCTacccag ACGAGGTTGGGTGTGTGGTGCCGGAGGTGTGTAAGCAGGTGTGTGGCACGGAGGTGGGCTGCTCCAACATCGCCTACCCCAAACTGGTGGTCTCTGTCATGCCTGATG GTTTGCGGGGTCTGATGTTGGCGGTGATGCTGGCGGCGTTGATGTCATCGCTGGCGTCCATCTTTAACAGCAGCAGCACTCTGTTCACCATGGACATCTGGACACGCATCCGGCCACAGGCGCGCGAGAGCGAGCTCATGGTCATCGGCAG agtGTGGGTTCTGTGTATCGTCTCTATCAGTATCTGCTGGATCCCAGTGGTACAGGCCGCTCAGAGTGGTCAGCTGTTCGACTACATCCAATCAGTGACCAGCTACCTGGCCCCGCCCATTGCCTCAGTCTTCTTCCTGGCTGTGTTTGTCAAGAGGGTCAACGAGCCT gGGGCCTTCTGGGGCCTGATTGGGGGCCTGGCCATGGGCCTGGGTCGCATGGTACCAGAGTTCTGGTTTGGAACCGGCAGCTGTCTGTTTCCGTCACACTGCCCCCCGCTGGTGTGTGGGGTGCACTACCTTTACTTCGCCATGCTGCTGTTCCTGTGCACCTcagctctggttctgctggttaGCTATTGCACCACACCCATAGAGGATGTACAT CTACATCGTCTGGTGTTCAGCCTCCGTCActcccaggaggagagagaggacctggactggaaggaggaggaggcagggaggatagCACGTCGGCAAGCTGAGGAGAAGAGCAGGAGCAAG TCGGTTATCTGtcggctggttggctggttctGTGGCGTCAGCACCAATCAGACCCCAGAGCTTACGGAGCAGGAAGTGACTGAGGCGTCCAAGCAGCTGCCTGACATCAGCGAGGCCCCCGTGTGGAAGTACGTGGTGAATGCCAACGCACTGGTCATGATGGCCGTGGCCGTCTTCCTGTGGGGATTTTACGCCTGA
- the slc5a2 gene encoding sodium/glucose cotransporter 2 isoform X4 — protein sequence MVIGVGIWSMSRTNRGTVGGYFLAGRTMTWWPVGASLFASNIGSGHFVGLAGTGAASGIAVGGFEWNALFIVLLLGWLFVPVYLTAGVITMPQYLKKRFGGTRISLYLSIISLFLYIFTKISVDMFSGAVFIQQALGWNIYVAVIALLSITALYTVTGGLAALMYTDTVQTFVIIAGAFVLTGFAFFEVGGYSELVERYNLALPSATQSLDPQRYNISPECYTPRTDAFSLLRDPFSGDLPWPGVLFGIAIVGGWYWCTDQVIVQRCLAARSLTHVKAGCILCGYLKLLPMFLMVFPGMISRVLYPDEVGCVVPEVCKQVCGTEVGCSNIAYPKLVVSVMPDGLRGLMLAVMLAALMSSLASIFNSSSTLFTMDIWTRIRPQARESELMVIGRVWVLCIVSISICWIPVVQAAQSGQLFDYIQSVTSYLAPPIASVFFLAVFVKRVNEPGAFWGLIGGLAMGLGRMVPEFWFGTGSCLFPSHCPPLVCGVHYLYFAMLLFLCTSALVLLVSYCTTPIEDVHLHRLVFSLRHSQEEREDLDWKEEEAGRIALNEEPKSVICRLVGWFCGVSTNQTPELTEQEVTEASKQLPDISEAPVWKYVVNANALVMMAVAVFLWGFYA from the exons ATGGTCATTGGAGTAGGCATCTGG TCAATGTCCCGGACCAATCGAGGTACAGTGGGTGGGTACTTTCTGGCTGGTCGTACCATGACATGGTGGCCG GTTGGTGCGTCCCTGTTTGCTAGTAACATTGGAAGTGGTCACTTTGTGGGTCTGGCTGGCACTGGGGCAGCCAGTGGCATTGCTGTGGGCGGGTTCGAGTGGAAT gctcTGTTCATCGTGCTGCTCCTGGGCTGGCTGTTTGTCCCCGTCTACCTTACTGCAGGG gTGATCACAATGCCCCAATACCTGAAGAAGAGGTTTGGAGGGACCAGGATCAGCCTTTACCTCTCTatcatctctctgttcctctacaTCTTCACCAAGATCTCT GTGGATATGTTCTCCGGGGCGGTGTTCATCCAGCAGGCTTTGGGATGGAACATCTATGTGGCCGTCAtcgctctcctctccatcacagCTCTCTATACTGTCACAg GAGGCCTGGCTGCTCtgatgtacacagacacagtccAAACCTTTGTCATCATTGCTGGAGCCTTCGTCCTAACTGGCTTTG ccttctTTGAGGTGGGGGGCTACAGTGAGCTGGTAGAGAGGTACAACTTGGCCCTCCCCTCTGCCACCCAGTCCCTGGACCCCCAGCGCTACAACATCTCCCCCGAGTGCTACACCCCCCGGACAGACGCATTCAGCCTGCTGAGGGACCCGTTCTCTGGAGACCTGCCCTGGCCTGGGGTGCTGTTCGGCATTGCCATTGTAGGGGGGTGGTACTGGTGCACTGACCAG GTTATTGTTCAGCGCTGCCTAGCAGCCCGCAGTCTGACCCATGTGAAGGCCGGCTGTATCCTGTGTGGCTACCTCAAACTGCTGCCCATGTTCCTCATGGTGTTCCCTGGCATGATCAGCAGAGTGCTCTacccag ACGAGGTTGGGTGTGTGGTGCCGGAGGTGTGTAAGCAGGTGTGTGGCACGGAGGTGGGCTGCTCCAACATCGCCTACCCCAAACTGGTGGTCTCTGTCATGCCTGATG GTTTGCGGGGTCTGATGTTGGCGGTGATGCTGGCGGCGTTGATGTCATCGCTGGCGTCCATCTTTAACAGCAGCAGCACTCTGTTCACCATGGACATCTGGACACGCATCCGGCCACAGGCGCGCGAGAGCGAGCTCATGGTCATCGGCAG agtGTGGGTTCTGTGTATCGTCTCTATCAGTATCTGCTGGATCCCAGTGGTACAGGCCGCTCAGAGTGGTCAGCTGTTCGACTACATCCAATCAGTGACCAGCTACCTGGCCCCGCCCATTGCCTCAGTCTTCTTCCTGGCTGTGTTTGTCAAGAGGGTCAACGAGCCT gGGGCCTTCTGGGGCCTGATTGGGGGCCTGGCCATGGGCCTGGGTCGCATGGTACCAGAGTTCTGGTTTGGAACCGGCAGCTGTCTGTTTCCGTCACACTGCCCCCCGCTGGTGTGTGGGGTGCACTACCTTTACTTCGCCATGCTGCTGTTCCTGTGCACCTcagctctggttctgctggttaGCTATTGCACCACACCCATAGAGGATGTACAT CTACATCGTCTGGTGTTCAGCCTCCGTCActcccaggaggagagagaggacctggactggaaggaggaggaggcagggaggatagCAC TGAACGAAGAACCCAAGTCGGTTATCTGtcggctggttggctggttctGTGGCGTCAGCACCAATCAGACCCCAGAGCTTACGGAGCAGGAAGTGACTGAGGCGTCCAAGCAGCTGCCTGACATCAGCGAGGCCCCCGTGTGGAAGTACGTGGTGAATGCCAACGCACTGGTCATGATGGCCGTGGCCGTCTTCCTGTGGGGATTTTACGCCTGA
- the slc5a2 gene encoding sodium/glucose cotransporter 2 isoform X2, which yields MVIGVGIWSMSRTNRGTVGGYFLAGRTMTWWPVGASLFASNIGSGHFVGLAGTGAASGIAVGGFEWNALFIVLLLGWLFVPVYLTAGVITMPQYLKKRFGGTRISLYLSIISLFLYIFTKISVDMFSGAVFIQQALGWNIYVAVIALLSITALYTVTGGLAALMYTDTVQTFVIIAGAFVLTGFAFFEVGGYSELVERYNLALPSATQSLDPQRYNISPECYTPRTDAFSLLRDPFSGDLPWPGVLFGIAIVGGWYWCTDQVIVQRCLAARSLTHVKAGCILCGYLKLLPMFLMVFPGMISRVLYPDEVGCVVPEVCKQVCGTEVGCSNIAYPKLVVSVMPDGLRGLMLAVMLAALMSSLASIFNSSSTLFTMDIWTRIRPQARESELMVIGRVWVLCIVSISICWIPVVQAAQSGQLFDYIQSVTSYLAPPIASVFFLAVFVKRVNEPGAFWGLIGGLAMGLGRMVPEFWFGTGSCLFPSHCPPLVCGVHYLYFAMLLFLCTSALVLLVSYCTTPIEDVHLHRLVFSLRHSQEEREDLDWKEEEAGRIARRQAEEKSRSKADNSSGLNEEPKSVICRLVGWFCGVSTNQTPELTEQEVTEASKQLPDISEAPVWKYVVNANALVMMAVAVFLWGFYA from the exons ATGGTCATTGGAGTAGGCATCTGG TCAATGTCCCGGACCAATCGAGGTACAGTGGGTGGGTACTTTCTGGCTGGTCGTACCATGACATGGTGGCCG GTTGGTGCGTCCCTGTTTGCTAGTAACATTGGAAGTGGTCACTTTGTGGGTCTGGCTGGCACTGGGGCAGCCAGTGGCATTGCTGTGGGCGGGTTCGAGTGGAAT gctcTGTTCATCGTGCTGCTCCTGGGCTGGCTGTTTGTCCCCGTCTACCTTACTGCAGGG gTGATCACAATGCCCCAATACCTGAAGAAGAGGTTTGGAGGGACCAGGATCAGCCTTTACCTCTCTatcatctctctgttcctctacaTCTTCACCAAGATCTCT GTGGATATGTTCTCCGGGGCGGTGTTCATCCAGCAGGCTTTGGGATGGAACATCTATGTGGCCGTCAtcgctctcctctccatcacagCTCTCTATACTGTCACAg GAGGCCTGGCTGCTCtgatgtacacagacacagtccAAACCTTTGTCATCATTGCTGGAGCCTTCGTCCTAACTGGCTTTG ccttctTTGAGGTGGGGGGCTACAGTGAGCTGGTAGAGAGGTACAACTTGGCCCTCCCCTCTGCCACCCAGTCCCTGGACCCCCAGCGCTACAACATCTCCCCCGAGTGCTACACCCCCCGGACAGACGCATTCAGCCTGCTGAGGGACCCGTTCTCTGGAGACCTGCCCTGGCCTGGGGTGCTGTTCGGCATTGCCATTGTAGGGGGGTGGTACTGGTGCACTGACCAG GTTATTGTTCAGCGCTGCCTAGCAGCCCGCAGTCTGACCCATGTGAAGGCCGGCTGTATCCTGTGTGGCTACCTCAAACTGCTGCCCATGTTCCTCATGGTGTTCCCTGGCATGATCAGCAGAGTGCTCTacccag ACGAGGTTGGGTGTGTGGTGCCGGAGGTGTGTAAGCAGGTGTGTGGCACGGAGGTGGGCTGCTCCAACATCGCCTACCCCAAACTGGTGGTCTCTGTCATGCCTGATG GTTTGCGGGGTCTGATGTTGGCGGTGATGCTGGCGGCGTTGATGTCATCGCTGGCGTCCATCTTTAACAGCAGCAGCACTCTGTTCACCATGGACATCTGGACACGCATCCGGCCACAGGCGCGCGAGAGCGAGCTCATGGTCATCGGCAG agtGTGGGTTCTGTGTATCGTCTCTATCAGTATCTGCTGGATCCCAGTGGTACAGGCCGCTCAGAGTGGTCAGCTGTTCGACTACATCCAATCAGTGACCAGCTACCTGGCCCCGCCCATTGCCTCAGTCTTCTTCCTGGCTGTGTTTGTCAAGAGGGTCAACGAGCCT gGGGCCTTCTGGGGCCTGATTGGGGGCCTGGCCATGGGCCTGGGTCGCATGGTACCAGAGTTCTGGTTTGGAACCGGCAGCTGTCTGTTTCCGTCACACTGCCCCCCGCTGGTGTGTGGGGTGCACTACCTTTACTTCGCCATGCTGCTGTTCCTGTGCACCTcagctctggttctgctggttaGCTATTGCACCACACCCATAGAGGATGTACAT CTACATCGTCTGGTGTTCAGCCTCCGTCActcccaggaggagagagaggacctggactggaaggaggaggaggcagggaggatagCACGTCGGCAAGCTGAGGAGAAGAGCAGGAGCAAGGCTGACAACAGCTcaggtt TGAACGAAGAACCCAAGTCGGTTATCTGtcggctggttggctggttctGTGGCGTCAGCACCAATCAGACCCCAGAGCTTACGGAGCAGGAAGTGACTGAGGCGTCCAAGCAGCTGCCTGACATCAGCGAGGCCCCCGTGTGGAAGTACGTGGTGAATGCCAACGCACTGGTCATGATGGCCGTGGCCGTCTTCCTGTGGGGATTTTACGCCTGA
- the slc5a2 gene encoding sodium/glucose cotransporter 2 isoform X1, whose product MEKPSPSPTPESTQVTVNNAADITVIIGYFVMVIGVGIWSMSRTNRGTVGGYFLAGRTMTWWPVGASLFASNIGSGHFVGLAGTGAASGIAVGGFEWNALFIVLLLGWLFVPVYLTAGVITMPQYLKKRFGGTRISLYLSIISLFLYIFTKISVDMFSGAVFIQQALGWNIYVAVIALLSITALYTVTGGLAALMYTDTVQTFVIIAGAFVLTGFAFFEVGGYSELVERYNLALPSATQSLDPQRYNISPECYTPRTDAFSLLRDPFSGDLPWPGVLFGIAIVGGWYWCTDQVIVQRCLAARSLTHVKAGCILCGYLKLLPMFLMVFPGMISRVLYPDEVGCVVPEVCKQVCGTEVGCSNIAYPKLVVSVMPDGLRGLMLAVMLAALMSSLASIFNSSSTLFTMDIWTRIRPQARESELMVIGRVWVLCIVSISICWIPVVQAAQSGQLFDYIQSVTSYLAPPIASVFFLAVFVKRVNEPGAFWGLIGGLAMGLGRMVPEFWFGTGSCLFPSHCPPLVCGVHYLYFAMLLFLCTSALVLLVSYCTTPIEDVHLHRLVFSLRHSQEEREDLDWKEEEAGRIARRQAEEKSRSKADNSSVNEEPKSVICRLVGWFCGVSTNQTPELTEQEVTEASKQLPDISEAPVWKYVVNANALVMMAVAVFLWGFYA is encoded by the exons ATGGAGAAGCCTTCGCCGTCACCCACGCCTGAATCCACCCAGGTTACCGTTAACAATGCTGCGGACATCACCGTCATCATTGGATACTTTGTGATGGTCATTGGAGTAGGCATCTGG TCAATGTCCCGGACCAATCGAGGTACAGTGGGTGGGTACTTTCTGGCTGGTCGTACCATGACATGGTGGCCG GTTGGTGCGTCCCTGTTTGCTAGTAACATTGGAAGTGGTCACTTTGTGGGTCTGGCTGGCACTGGGGCAGCCAGTGGCATTGCTGTGGGCGGGTTCGAGTGGAAT gctcTGTTCATCGTGCTGCTCCTGGGCTGGCTGTTTGTCCCCGTCTACCTTACTGCAGGG gTGATCACAATGCCCCAATACCTGAAGAAGAGGTTTGGAGGGACCAGGATCAGCCTTTACCTCTCTatcatctctctgttcctctacaTCTTCACCAAGATCTCT GTGGATATGTTCTCCGGGGCGGTGTTCATCCAGCAGGCTTTGGGATGGAACATCTATGTGGCCGTCAtcgctctcctctccatcacagCTCTCTATACTGTCACAg GAGGCCTGGCTGCTCtgatgtacacagacacagtccAAACCTTTGTCATCATTGCTGGAGCCTTCGTCCTAACTGGCTTTG ccttctTTGAGGTGGGGGGCTACAGTGAGCTGGTAGAGAGGTACAACTTGGCCCTCCCCTCTGCCACCCAGTCCCTGGACCCCCAGCGCTACAACATCTCCCCCGAGTGCTACACCCCCCGGACAGACGCATTCAGCCTGCTGAGGGACCCGTTCTCTGGAGACCTGCCCTGGCCTGGGGTGCTGTTCGGCATTGCCATTGTAGGGGGGTGGTACTGGTGCACTGACCAG GTTATTGTTCAGCGCTGCCTAGCAGCCCGCAGTCTGACCCATGTGAAGGCCGGCTGTATCCTGTGTGGCTACCTCAAACTGCTGCCCATGTTCCTCATGGTGTTCCCTGGCATGATCAGCAGAGTGCTCTacccag ACGAGGTTGGGTGTGTGGTGCCGGAGGTGTGTAAGCAGGTGTGTGGCACGGAGGTGGGCTGCTCCAACATCGCCTACCCCAAACTGGTGGTCTCTGTCATGCCTGATG GTTTGCGGGGTCTGATGTTGGCGGTGATGCTGGCGGCGTTGATGTCATCGCTGGCGTCCATCTTTAACAGCAGCAGCACTCTGTTCACCATGGACATCTGGACACGCATCCGGCCACAGGCGCGCGAGAGCGAGCTCATGGTCATCGGCAG agtGTGGGTTCTGTGTATCGTCTCTATCAGTATCTGCTGGATCCCAGTGGTACAGGCCGCTCAGAGTGGTCAGCTGTTCGACTACATCCAATCAGTGACCAGCTACCTGGCCCCGCCCATTGCCTCAGTCTTCTTCCTGGCTGTGTTTGTCAAGAGGGTCAACGAGCCT gGGGCCTTCTGGGGCCTGATTGGGGGCCTGGCCATGGGCCTGGGTCGCATGGTACCAGAGTTCTGGTTTGGAACCGGCAGCTGTCTGTTTCCGTCACACTGCCCCCCGCTGGTGTGTGGGGTGCACTACCTTTACTTCGCCATGCTGCTGTTCCTGTGCACCTcagctctggttctgctggttaGCTATTGCACCACACCCATAGAGGATGTACAT CTACATCGTCTGGTGTTCAGCCTCCGTCActcccaggaggagagagaggacctggactggaaggaggaggaggcagggaggatagCACGTCGGCAAGCTGAGGAGAAGAGCAGGAGCAAGGCTGACAACAGCTcag TGAACGAAGAACCCAAGTCGGTTATCTGtcggctggttggctggttctGTGGCGTCAGCACCAATCAGACCCCAGAGCTTACGGAGCAGGAAGTGACTGAGGCGTCCAAGCAGCTGCCTGACATCAGCGAGGCCCCCGTGTGGAAGTACGTGGTGAATGCCAACGCACTGGTCATGATGGCCGTGGCCGTCTTCCTGTGGGGATTTTACGCCTGA
- the si:dkey-260j18.2 gene encoding kelch-like protein 12 yields the protein MSTVRGGTVTWRPQPWQDGDGGGGEPLSDSDSEEEDFPDDSTTPLGDYVTHGLKQLLDAQQLCDVTLLVEGKRFMCHRVLLAAVSPYFRAMFTSPLVESRLTEIRLEEVTPSVMETVIQFVYTGEAGLSLDTAEDLFVVANRLQVMPLQDLCSRFLFEHLSVDNCLGMYSLARSHHDQLLLRASLRLVAQHFPRVARHKDFLLLDPGTLGSLLGSDRLGVDSEAEVYDAARRWAEHRPLERYAHMPALLHHLRPGLLSQEEAQRLRQELGPAAPGGGLGLGGPLRPREGMFEKKIVCVDLKPREDESLTERDFTVDCFDPRTGKWEKLASLGSLLCPGCTAVGGRLFVAGGILRGGSVSSSVHEYDAVLDRWLERPPMGHPRAMLGLLGCGGALYALGGCNRSALLDSCETLDLASLCWSPGPRLPLPLRSFACAALRGRIYLLGGATLEQNRAVVHAGVLIYHTLTDSWSRVALDSGATCLAGGVAVRGGVCAIGGYMRDATKFLDGNYTHLEPLDATGRVLFFREGRGSGVEREVAGAVLAERGGAGGGSDRAPSPVVFPGLPRRIAAGGVARWKRRIYVLGGENGSRFYDSVYCWKPGWRSWVQRREKLPGDTGGVSQFGCTTLKFPKKPILSRLRLARDDCKNDDDDDEDDDDDEDDDDEDDDDETGTDQLSWTKK from the exons ATGAGCACCGTGCGGGGGGGTACAGTGACCTGGCGACCCCAGCCATGGCAGGATGGTGATGGGGGAGGCGGGGAGCCTCTCTCAGACAGTGACTCGGAGGAAGAAGACTTCCCTGATGACAGCACCACCCCTCTGGGAGACTATGTTACTCATG ggtTGAAGCAGCTACTAGATGCTCAACAGCTGTGTGATGTTACACTCCTTGTAGAGGGAAAGAGGTTTATGTGTCACAG ggttcTCCTGGCAGCAGTAAGCCCATACTTCAGAGCCATGTTCACCAGCCCATTGGTTGAGTCCCGCCTTACTGAAATCCGATTGGAGGAGGTCACGCCATCTGTCATGGAGACAGTCATCCAATTTGTCTACACTGGGGAGGCGGGGCTGTCCTTGGACACAGCCGAGGACCTGTTTGTGGTAGCCAATCGTCTTCAAGTGATGCCACTGCAAGACCTGTGCTCCAG GTTTTTGTTTGAACACCTGTCAGTGGACAACTGTCTGGGTATGTACTCCCTGGCACGGTCTCATCACGACCAGCTGCTGCTCCGCGCCTCCCTCCGCCTGGTTGCCCAGCACTTCCCCCGGGTCGCTCGCCACAAGGACTTCCTGCTCCTGGACCCAGGAACTCTGGGTAGTCTTCTGGGCTCCGACCGGCTGGGCGTAGACTCAGAGGCCGAGGTGTACGACGCGGCGCGCCGCTGGGCAGAGCACAGGCCCCTGGAGCGCTACGCCCACATGCCGGCACTACTTCACCATCTCCGTCCAGGGCTGCTGTCTcaggaggaggcccagaggcTGAGACAAGAGCTGGGGCCAGCGGCCCCGGGCGGGGGACTGGGCCTGGGAGGTCCCTTGAGACCCCGGGAGGGCATGTTCGAGaagaagattgtgtgtgtggacctgaaGCCTCGCGAGGACGAGTCCTTGACGGAGAGAGATTTCACCGTGGACTGTTTTGACCCCCGCACAgggaagtgggagaagctggcGTCCCTGGGTTCGCTGCTGTGCCCGGGCTGTACGGCCGTGGGCGGCCGTCTGTTTGTGGCGGGGGGGATCCTCCGGGGGGGGTCGGTGTCATCCTCGGTCCACGAGTACGACGCAGTGTTGGACCGGTGGCTGGAGCGGCCTCCTATGGGGCACCCCCGGGCCATGCTGGGGCTGCTGGGCTGCGGGGGGGCCCTGTACGCCCTGGGGGGGTGCAACCGCTCTGCCCTGCTGGACTCCTGCGAGACCCTGGACCTGGCCTCCCTCTGCTGGTCCCCCGGGCCacgcctgcccctccccctgcgcTCCTTCGCCTGCGCCGCCCTCCGCGGCCGTATCTACCTGCTGGGCGGAGCCACGCTGGAGCAGAACCGAGCGGTGGTGCACGCGGGCGTGCTCATCTACCACACGCTGACGGACTCCTGGAGCCGGGTGGCGCTCGACTCCGGCGCCACCTGCCTGGCCGGAGGAGTGGCGGTGCGGGGGGGTGTCTGTGCCATCGGCGGGTACATGAGGGACGCCACCAAGTTCCTGGATGGAAACTACACCCACCTGGAGCCGCTGGACGCCACGGGCCGCGTGCTGTtcttcagggaggggaggggctccgGGGTGGAGCGGGAGGTGGCGGGGGCGGTGCtagcagagagaggtggggccgGAGGGGGCAGTGACCGTGCCCCCAGCCCCGTGGTGTTCCCTGGGTTACCACGGAGGATCGCAGCAGGGGGCGTGGCCAGGTGGAAGAGGCGGATCTACGTGCTGGGCGGGGAGAACGGGTCGAGGTTCTACGACAGCGTGTACTGCTGGAAGCccggctggaggagctgggtcCAGAGGCGGGAGAAACTACCAGGGGACACGGGGGGGGTCAGCCAGTTCGGATGTACCACTCTGAAGTTCCCCAAGAAACCCATCCTGTCCAGACTGAGGCTGGCGCGGGACGACTGTAAGAATGACGACGATGACGACgaagatgatgacgatgatgaagatgacgatgatgaggaCGATGATGATGAGACTGGCACGGACCAATTGAGTTGGACTAAGAAATGA